The Myroides phaeus DNA segment ACGCGCTATTCTCAAATTCACCAACAGTAGAAAGCACTGTTTCACCACTTACAAGAAATTTTCCTTCATTATAAAACGCAGATGTTTCTTGTCCAAAAGAAACTCCAGTAGTTGCTAAAAGCACTAACGGGAATATCCCTTTTCCATATGTAATTTTTCTTTTCATAGTTTTAGTATTTTTCAATTTTCTTTTTCACACTTAATAATACAAAATTAGCAAAATAATAAAAAAACAACTAATTTATGTTAAGAATTATATTAATCACAAACCAACAAGTTAAAAGCACACACACAAAATAATTATTCTAACTATTTTTAGAATTAATATCATTTTTAACAAGATTACACTAATAAAAAAAAATGAAAATACCTTAGGTTTTCTATATTATCAGACCAGATAAGTTTATAAATCCCTCAGAATCAAATACAAAATTTCAACAACTAACTATTAATAGATAACTAAAAAAAATATTAAACATAAAAAAAGGGCTGCCTATTCCTAGGCAGCCCTTACTTTTGGCTAAGTACTGCATTTTTACATCTCACAGTAGATGGGTCGAAAAAAAAATTGTTTTGTTGCTCTGAACAAATATCTATAATTGTTTCTAACGAAACAGATTAAAGTTCCAATACGATAAACTCACTACGACGGTTTAATTGGTGCTCTTCAACAGTACATGGTACTCCGTTACTACATTTGTTTAACAATCTTGTTTCACCGTAACCTTTTCCTGTAATTCTACTTGCATCAATACCTTGTTTAACCATCCATTGAATTGTAGATTTCGCTCTTCTATCTGATAAACTAAGGTTATAATTATCATTACCTCTACTATCAGTATGAGAACGAACATCTATTTTCATAGTTGGGTATTCTTTTAATACCTCTACCACTTTCATTAACTCAATCGCTGCATCAGGACGAATGTTAGACTTATCAAAATCAAAATAGATTGGTTGTAATTTTAATTTCTTAAACAAGTCATCTTCAACTACAATAGGCTTCTCTGTTTTCTCTAAAGCGATATCTTGCTTGAATACACCACCTGGATTAAAGTCTAACTGAACAATTACTTCTTCAGTATTATACTCAGGAGCTTCGGCTTTCAAACGATACTTAACACCACATTCTGCCTCTTCAACTTTGTAATAACCTTGCTCATCAGTCAAGATTTCTCCTATTTTCTTATATGTATTATCAAACACAGTAACTGTTGCATTTGCTAAAACCTCTTTAGTATCCTTATCAAATACAATACCTTCTAAGATTTGACGACAAACTCTTTCCATAAAGAAATAAATATCATCTCCTCCTACACCGTCTGCTCTATTTGAACTAACAAATCCTTTTTTAGTTTTGTTGTCAATATAAAAAGCAAAATCATCTGTACTACTATTAATTGGTGCTCCCATATTAGTAACCGTACCAAAGCTTCCATCAACATTAATTTTAGCTACAAATACATCTAATCCTCCTAAACCTGGGTGACCATCAGAAGAGAAAAACAAGAAATTATCTTTAGAGATAAAAGGAAATGTTTCTCTACCTGCAGTATTCACTTTATCTCCAACATTCTCAACGTTTCCGTAACCTCCTGTTGGATAAATAGCAACTCTAAAAATATCAGACTGCCCTAAAGTTCCTTCTCTATCAGAAGAAAAGTATAACCAGCTTTCATCAGGAGTTAATGCAGGGTGAGCTGTATTAAAGTTATCCGAGTTAAAAGGTAACTCTTCTACATTCTCCCATTTACCCTCATCAGATAAAGTTGCTTTATAGATTTTTAATAAAGTATCTCTATCCTTATTTCTTTTCTTTTTCCCTTTTACACTTGTATTATTACGTGTAAAGTACATTGTTTTTCCATCAGCAGTAAACACAGCCGTAGCTTCGTTTACTTTACTATCTAATTCTGGAGCAAACTTTTCCGGTGCTTCAAAAGTTCCATCAGCATTAATTGTTGACGAAAACAAACTTGTAAAGCTCTCGTTTGTCCATTCGTGAATTCTTCTACCTGATTTATCCTCAGTTTCTCTTGCCGAAGTAAAGATTAACTGATTTCCTAATAAAGCAGCTCCATAATCAGAATAAGGAGTATTTACACCAATATTCGTCAGTTGGTAACGATTAGAATTCGCTTCAATATCTTTTAGGTAACGATCCTTTTGTTCTTCAAATAATTTAGCACGAGAATCCGAACTTTCCATTTCTGCAAACTTCTCCATCATTTGCTTTGAATAATCGTAGTCTTCTACTGCTTTCAAAGTTTGTGCAAAACGGTAATAATACTCCGAAGAGATTGCGTTTAAATCTTTATCGTCATATTCACTATTAAACAAAGCACTATACCATTTATTAGCTTCGATCAACTTTCCGTTGAAATAGTAAGCATCAGCTAACTTTTGTAACATTGATGCATTTGTATAACCTTTATCAGCAATGCGCTCATAAATCTTAATAGCATCTACATAAGCTAATTTTTCGGATGCTTTCTCAGCTTTTTTCTCAGCTACTTTCTGAGCGAAACCTTGAATTCCAGCTCCCAAAAGCAACATTGTAAACAATCCTATTTTAATAATCTCTTTTCTCATACTATAAATCTATTAGAAGAATCTTGGTGTATTAATTCTACCGCCACGTTTAAACAACTCAAAACGCAAGAAGATCTCGTGTGACCCAGAATTATATCTTGCTAATTTAGTAGTTTCTGCGTCATAAGCATAACCTACAAACAAATTTTCATTTATTTGGAATCCAGCTAATGCACTAACAGATGCATCCCAACGGTATGCAGCTCCTACAGTAAACTTATCTACAATTAATAAATTGGCTGTTAAGTCAACTTGTAATGGTGCTCCTTCTATTGCTTTTGCTAAGAAGGCTGGCTTCAACTTAAGACTTGGATTTAACTCAAATACATATCCCCCCATTAAATAAAAGTTAGCTCTTTGACGCATTGTTTCAACATCATTATCATCATAACGATCTGTTGTCAAAAAGTTAGGAACTGAAAAACCTAAATATGCTTTATCTGAGTACAAATATACACCAGCTCCAAGGTTTGGCGAAAATTTATTATTAATATTCTCCTGAGAAACAGGATCATTTGGATTATGAATATTAAGTTTAGTATAATCTACATCTAATAAATTAGCTGTCCCTTTTAATCCAAAAGCTAATTTATAATCTCTATTAAGGTCAATTGCATACGATAAATCAACCGAAATATTATTTTCTGCCATTGCACCTAATTGATCATTGGTAAAGTTTACCCCTAAACCTAAACCACTTTCACCTAAAGGTGTATTAACAGAAACATTTGCTGTTTTAGGTGCTCCATCAAGACCTACCCATTGCGTTCTATACATCCCAAAAACAGTAAGAGTTCCTCTTGATCCAGCATAGGCAGGGTTTACATTATTTGTATTATACATATACTGTGTAAACTGAGGATCTTGTTGCGCTTGCATTTGAGAGAAACAGCCTAACGCAAGTAGGCTGATTCCAATCTTTTTTATTTTATGTTGAATACTCATAAATTCTTTCTATTAATTTGTGTCTAAGTGTAGGTAACCTGATTTCTTAATCATTCTTGAACCTTGAGCATCTTTATACTCATAGTTTACAATGTAGAAGTAAGTACCTGTTGGTAGTTTCTCGTTTTTATTAACTGTAACACGGCCTTCTGAATATCCGTTAAAAACGTTTACTGAACCATCGCCAGCACTATCATAGTTCTTAGCGTCATAAACCTTAACTCCCCAACGGTTGTAAATCTCTACCGTATTATTAGGGAATCTATTAATATTATCGATAATGAAGTAATCATTCATTCCATCTCCATCAGGAGTAACTAAGTTGTAAATAACTACATCTCCATCTAATAATAAATCTGTTTTCACTGTTCCTAAAGTAAAGAAACCATAACCTCTAACTGTAGAAACAGTAGTAATTTCTTTTCTCTCAAGGTCAACAGCTCCACCTTCATCTACCCACATTTGTTGTTTTGCATCCCAACGAATAATGTGTAATTCTTTTTCAGGATT contains these protein-coding regions:
- a CDS encoding type IX secretion system membrane protein PorP/SprF, producing the protein MSIQHKIKKIGISLLALGCFSQMQAQQDPQFTQYMYNTNNVNPAYAGSRGTLTVFGMYRTQWVGLDGAPKTANVSVNTPLGESGLGLGVNFTNDQLGAMAENNISVDLSYAIDLNRDYKLAFGLKGTANLLDVDYTKLNIHNPNDPVSQENINNKFSPNLGAGVYLYSDKAYLGFSVPNFLTTDRYDDNDVETMRQRANFYLMGGYVFELNPSLKLKPAFLAKAIEGAPLQVDLTANLLIVDKFTVGAAYRWDASVSALAGFQINENLFVGYAYDAETTKLARYNSGSHEIFLRFELFKRGGRINTPRFF
- a CDS encoding OmpA family protein; translation: MRKEIIKIGLFTMLLLGAGIQGFAQKVAEKKAEKASEKLAYVDAIKIYERIADKGYTNASMLQKLADAYYFNGKLIEANKWYSALFNSEYDDKDLNAISSEYYYRFAQTLKAVEDYDYSKQMMEKFAEMESSDSRAKLFEEQKDRYLKDIEANSNRYQLTNIGVNTPYSDYGAALLGNQLIFTSARETEDKSGRRIHEWTNESFTSLFSSTINADGTFEAPEKFAPELDSKVNEATAVFTADGKTMYFTRNNTSVKGKKKRNKDRDTLLKIYKATLSDEGKWENVEELPFNSDNFNTAHPALTPDESWLYFSSDREGTLGQSDIFRVAIYPTGGYGNVENVGDKVNTAGRETFPFISKDNFLFFSSDGHPGLGGLDVFVAKINVDGSFGTVTNMGAPINSSTDDFAFYIDNKTKKGFVSSNRADGVGGDDIYFFMERVCRQILEGIVFDKDTKEVLANATVTVFDNTYKKIGEILTDEQGYYKVEEAECGVKYRLKAEAPEYNTEEVIVQLDFNPGGVFKQDIALEKTEKPIVVEDDLFKKLKLQPIYFDFDKSNIRPDAAIELMKVVEVLKEYPTMKIDVRSHTDSRGNDNYNLSLSDRRAKSTIQWMVKQGIDASRITGKGYGETRLLNKCSNGVPCTVEEHQLNRRSEFIVLEL